Part of the Natrialbaceae archaeon AArc-T1-2 genome, GGCGTTCACCGGGAGTACGGCGGCGGGACGAGAGATCGGCGCGACCGCCGGCGAGAACGTCGTCCCCGTAACGCTCGAGTTAGGCGGCAAGAGCCCGAACATCGTGTTCGAGGATGCGGACCTCGAGAACGCGGTAAACGGCGCGGTGAAAGGCATCTTCGGATCGGCCGGACAGACCTGCGTCGCCGGTTCCCGCCTGTTTCTCCACGAGTCGATCCACGACCAGTTCGTCGACGCCCTCGTCGATCGGATCGACGACATCGTGCTGGGAGACCCGTTCGATCCGGAGACGGATATCGGTCCGATCGCGAACGAACACCAGTTCGAGAAGATCTGCGAATACGTCGATATCGGTCGAGAGGAGGGGGCGACGCTGCAAGCGGGCGGCAGTTCCCGGGACGACCTGCCGGGTGGACTCTTTTACCCGCCGACGGTCTTCACCGGGGTGGACAACGAGATGCGGATCGCTCGAGAGGAGATCTTCGGTCCTGTCGTGTCGGTCATCCCGTTCGAAAGCGAGTCGGAAGTCGTCGAGTTGGCCAACGATACCGAGTACGGACTCGCCGCCGGCGTCTGGACCACGGACGTGGGGCGGGCGACCCGTCTGTCCCGACAGCTCCGGGCAGGAGTCGTGTGGGTCAACACGTATCGTGATTCGTCACTCGCCGCCCCATTCGGCGGGTACAAACAGAGCGGGATCGGCCGCGAGAACGGCACCGAGGTCATCGACCACTACACGCAACTGAAGACCGTGTACCTCAATTCGGAGGACGTGTCCGACCCGTTCGTG contains:
- a CDS encoding aldehyde dehydrogenase; the encoded protein is MTAVPEDITEYQLFVDGEHRDASSGDRIEIEYPYTRDVWATVPRATAADVEDAIGAARRRFESDEWQSLSASDRAELLHSLADTLAEHAEELARLEVFGNGKAIREMRGRMQSLPEWYRFYAGAADKIRGSTIPTDQDGMFAFTRREPYGVVGAITPWNSPLNLATYKIAPALAAGNTVVIKPSEVTPVSTIRLAELAHEAGVPAGAINVVTGYGDEAGAELANGDVDKMAFTGSTAAGREIGATAGENVVPVTLELGGKSPNIVFEDADLENAVNGAVKGIFGSAGQTCVAGSRLFLHESIHDQFVDALVDRIDDIVLGDPFDPETDIGPIANEHQFEKICEYVDIGREEGATLQAGGSSRDDLPGGLFYPPTVFTGVDNEMRIAREEIFGPVVSVIPFESESEVVELANDTEYGLAAGVWTTDVGRATRLSRQLRAGVVWVNTYRDSSLAAPFGGYKQSGIGRENGTEVIDHYTQLKTVYLNSEDVSDPFVPYD